One window of the Triticum dicoccoides isolate Atlit2015 ecotype Zavitan chromosome 3B, WEW_v2.0, whole genome shotgun sequence genome contains the following:
- the LOC119279500 gene encoding E3 ubiquitin-protein ligase PRT1-like has translation MNPPISSWMAADNKMHFLKLEEEVVIPTTFKCAITYDLLFKPVVLVCGHTFSFWSIAEHMSILVDTLCPLCKTQFAHFPKICETYHTLVKKLKPAEYARVEAEFLEQERSLGRSSPPVDVGLQDELCFECNKLLYKPSVLNCGHVCCKSCLPSSDGLLACKRCGSVHPGKFPSVCISLDEIIPS, from the exons ATGAACCCACCTATCTCTTCATG GATGGCTGCTGACAACAAGATGCATTTCCTgaagctggaggaggaggtggtgatcCCGACTACGTTCAAATGTGCCATTACTTA TGACTTGCTCTTCAAACCGGTGGTCTTGG TTTGTGGACACACCTTCTCGTTCTGGAGTATTGCTGAGCATATGAGCATCTTAGTTGACACTCTATGCCCCTTGTGCAAGACGCAGTTTGCACATTTTCCAAAAATATGTGAGACTTATCATACTTTGGTTAAGAAATTGAAACCAGCGGAGTATGCAAGAGTTGAAGCGGAATTTTTAG AACAAGAGAGaagcttggggagatcatctccacCAGTTGATG TTGGTTTGCAGGATGAGCTTTGTTTTGAGTGTAACAAGCTACTATACAAGCCATCAGTCTTAAATTGTGGACACG TTTGTTGCAAAAGCTGCTTGCCATCTAGTGATGGGCTATTGGCATGCAAGCGTTGCGGAAGTGTTCATCCAGGGAAGTTTCCCTCTGTGTGCATTTCTCTGGATGAGATCAtcccaag ttga
- the LOC119281191 gene encoding E3 ubiquitin-protein ligase PRT1-like, whose translation MPHRVGNVHLGVGCDNCGAEPIRGNRYSCMDCAVGYDLCEDCHSKGSTCGGRFNQQHLPGHRMEANNTLLLKNVMDYNSITDNELWNDNEQPQPGGEEHDEDNGVEEYAEDEEYEEDEEDVEDVDEERTTCRIV comes from the exons ATGCCTCACAGGGTTGGCAATGTGCACCTTGGTGTTGGATGTGACAATTGTGGA GCAGAACCGATTCGAGGTAACAGGTATAGCTGCATGGACTGTGCGGTGGGTTACGATCTTTGTGAAGACTGCCATTCAAAGGGGTCAACATGCGGGGGGCGATTTAACCAGCAACACCTGCCTGGCCATAGAATGGAAGCTAACAATACACTGCTCCTGAAAAATGTTATGGACTACAACAGTATCACAGATAATGAGCTATGGAACGACAATGAGCAGCCTCAGCCAGGGGGTGAGGAGCATGATGAGGATAATGGGGTGGAGGAATATGCGGAAGATGAGGAAtatgaggaagatgaggaggatgtTGAGGATGTCGATGAGGAACGTACAACCTGCAGAATTGTGTAA